One part of the Arabidopsis thaliana chromosome 4, partial sequence genome encodes these proteins:
- a CDS encoding RNI-like superfamily protein (RNI-like superfamily protein; CONTAINS InterPro DOMAIN/s: Leucine-rich repeat (InterPro:IPR001611); BEST Arabidopsis thaliana protein match is: SKP1 interacting partner 1 (TAIR:AT5G57900.1); Has 30201 Blast hits to 17322 proteins in 780 species: Archae - 12; Bacteria - 1396; Metazoa - 17338; Fungi - 3422; Plants - 5037; Viruses - 0; Other Eukaryotes - 2996 (source: NCBI BLink).) has translation MEVNGGEGKVEMGSGLYPDWSELTRECLLDIFSRLSQEQRWIGPMLVSKNWMNACYDPTLNTIFDLETRFLSFPESINWWTPEFEDKVDSFLRSVVDRSEGGLTEIRIRHCTERSLSYAAERCPNLEVLWIKNCPNVTDASMEKIAMNCPNLRELDISYSYGITHESLITLGRSCQNLKILKRNLLPRLGPSLPTIVAPLDYLATFPRYGNIEARIIGKYMTQLKHLEIRYSTLTARGLDSVCKGCSNLEYMDLRGCISLTRSDINTNTSGLKNLTEIIKPDFNPPIAVLRVPRPGNPREE, from the exons ATGGAAGTCAACGGCGGGGAAGGAAAGGTGGAGATGGGATCGGGACTCTACCCTGACTGGTCTGAGTTGACTCGAGAATGTCTTCTTGACATCTTCTCACGGCTAAGCCAGGAACAAAGATGGATTGGACCGATGCTGGTCAGCAAGAACTGGATGAACGCATGCTATGACCCGACACTAAACACCATCTTCGACCTCGAAACTCGGTTTCTGTCGTTCCCTGAGTCGATCAACTGGTGGACTCCCGAGTTTGAGGATAAAGTCGATTCATTTCTCCGATCTGTTGTTGATCGGAGTGAAGGAGGTCTCACAGAGATTCGGATCAGGCATTGTACAGAACGCTCTCTATCTTACGCCGCCGAGAG GTGCCCTAATCTAGAGGTACTTTGGATAAAGAACTGCCCAAATGTTACAGATGCGTCAATGGAGAAGATAGCTATGAACTGTCCAAATCTTAGAGAACTTGATATAAGCTACTCTTATGGCATAACTCACGAGTCTCTGATAACATTGGGGAGGAGTTGCCAAAATTTAAAGATTCTGAAACGGAATTTGTTGCCCCGGCTAGGTCCTAGCCTGCCAACAATCGTCGCGCCACTAGACTATCTGGCTACATTTCCTAGATATGGGAATATAGAGGCTAGAATAATTGGGAAATACATGACACAGCTCAAGCATTTGGAGATTCGATACTCCACATTGACTGCTAGAGGACTTGACTCGGTTTGTAAGGGATGTTCGAATCTAGAGTACATGGACTTACGCGGATGTATATCATTGACCAGAAGTGATATAAACACTAATACGTCGGGCTTGAAGAATTTGACGGAGATCATTAAGCCGGATTTCAATCCTCCGATTGCTGTTTTACGCGTTCCAAGACCTGGTAATCCAAGAGAGGAATGA
- a CDS encoding Low temperature and salt responsive protein family (Low temperature and salt responsive protein family; INVOLVED IN: response to salt stress, response to cold, hyperosmotic salinity response, defense response to fungus; LOCATED IN: endomembrane system, integral to membrane; EXPRESSED IN: 21 plant structures; EXPRESSED DURING: 13 growth stages; CONTAINS InterPro DOMAIN/s: Uncharacterised protein family UPF0057 (InterPro:IPR000612); BEST Arabidopsis thaliana protein match is: Low temperature and salt responsive protein family (TAIR:AT4G30660.2); Has 1315 Blast hits to 1315 proteins in 423 species: Archae - 0; Bacteria - 542; Metazoa - 42; Fungi - 322; Plants - 377; Viruses - 0; Other Eukaryotes - 32 (source: NCBI BLink).) — MASNMEVFCEILIAILLPPLGVCLKRGCCTVEFLICLVLTILGYIPGIIYALYVIVFQNREGSTELGAPLNSA, encoded by the exons ATGGCGAGCAACATGGAAGTTTTCTGCGAGATCTTAATCGCGATCCTTCTTCCACCTCTTGGAGTTTGTCTCAAACGTGGCTGTTGCACT GTAGAGTTCTTGATTTGCTTGGTGCTGACAATCTTAGGATACATCCCAGGGATAATTTATGCACTATACGTGATCGTGTTTCAAAACCGTGAAGGCTCTACCGAACTTGGAGCTCCACTTAACTCAGCTTGA
- a CDS encoding Low temperature and salt responsive protein family (Low temperature and salt responsive protein family; INVOLVED IN: response to cold, hyperosmotic salinity response; LOCATED IN: endomembrane system, integral to membrane; EXPRESSED IN: 22 plant structures; EXPRESSED DURING: 13 growth stages; CONTAINS InterPro DOMAIN/s: Uncharacterised protein family UPF0057 (InterPro:IPR000612); BEST Arabidopsis thaliana protein match is: Low temperature and salt responsive protein family (TAIR:AT2G24040.1); Has 1255 Blast hits to 1255 proteins in 413 species: Archae - 0; Bacteria - 524; Metazoa - 40; Fungi - 292; Plants - 377; Viruses - 0; Other Eukaryotes - 22 (source: NCBI BLink).), with amino-acid sequence MPSNCEILCEIIIAILLPPLGVCFRKGCCTVEFLICLVLTILGYVPGIIYAIYVIVFQHREEYFDEYRRPIYSA; translated from the exons ATGCCGAGCAACTGTGAGATTCTGTGCGAGATCATTATCGCGatccttcttcctcctctcggAGTTTGCTTCAGGAAAGGATGCTGCACT GTGGAGTTTTTGATATGCCTGGTGTTGACGATCTTAGGCTATGTCCCGGGGATAATATATGCGATTTACGTGATTGTGTTTCAGCACCGTGAAGAGTACTTTGATGAATACAGACGCCCCATCTACTCTGCttga
- a CDS encoding uncharacterized protein (unknown protein; FUNCTIONS IN: molecular_function unknown; INVOLVED IN: biological_process unknown; LOCATED IN: endomembrane system; Has 35333 Blast hits to 34131 proteins in 2444 species: Archae - 798; Bacteria - 22429; Metazoa - 974; Fungi - 991; Plants - 531; Viruses - 0; Other Eukaryotes - 9610 (source: NCBI BLink).), with protein sequence MRTSLAFSCSLIVLLLLLSQPLPISSENKESERRLAQHGDSNPLDHHDSLRVFMRKARFGGVGGGSRGGGRSHRRVPSSGHGAGGSSATSRPCLSMALRYGSTVASSILLMFFAF encoded by the coding sequence ATGAGGACTTCACTGGcattttcttgttcattgATTGTACTCCTATTGTTACTCTCTCAGCCTTTGCCAATTTCATCTGAAAATAAGGAGAGTGAACGAAGACTTGCACAACACGGTGACTCCAATCCGTTGGATCATCATGACTCTCTTCGAGTTTTCATGAGGAAAGCTCGTTTTGGTGGTGTTGGTGGTGGTAGTCGTGGTGGTGGTCGTAGCCACCGTCGTGTCCCCAGTAGTGGTCATGGTGCGGGTGGATCATCCGCTACTAGTCGACCTTGTCTCTCGATGGCATTGCGCTACGGTTCCACGGTCGCGAGCTCAATTCTGTTGATGTTCTTCGCCTTCTaa